In the Sarcophilus harrisii chromosome 1, mSarHar1.11, whole genome shotgun sequence genome, one interval contains:
- the ANXA1 gene encoding annexin A1: MAMVAEFLKQAWFMENEEQKYIETVKGSKGGPRPTDNTYPSFNASSDVAALDKALTVKGVDEATIIDILTKRSNAQRQQIKAAYQQAKGKSLEDALKKGLTGHLEDVAVALLKTPAQYDAEQLRGAMKGLGTDEDTLIEILTSRNNKEIREINRVYREELKRDLAKDITSDTSGDFQKALLSLAKGDRSEETGVNDDLADNDARALYEAGERRKGTDVNVFNTILTTRSFPHLRRVFQKYTKYSQHDMNKVLDLELKGDIENCLTAIVKCATSKPTFFAEKLHKAMKGAGTRHKDLIRIMVSRSEVDMNEIKAYYQKMYGISLCQAILDETKGDYEKILVALCGGN; the protein is encoded by the exons ATGGCTATGGTAGCAGAATTCCTCAAACAGGCCTGGTTTATGGAAAATGAAGAACAGAAATATATT gAAACTGTGAAGGGGTCAAAAGGAGGACCAAGGCCAACAGATAATACCTACCCTAGCTTCAATGCATCTTCTGATGTTGCTGCATTGGATAAAGCTCTAACTGTGAAAG GGGTAGATGAAGCAACCATCATTGATATCTTAACAAAGAGAAGCAATGCTCAACGTCAACAGATCAAAGCAGCATATCAGCAGGCCAAAGGAAAG TCTCTGGAGGATGCTCTGAAGAAAGGTCTTACAGGGCACCTGGAAGATGTTGCTGTGGCTCTGTTGAAAACTCCAGCCCAGTATGATGCTGAGCAGTTGAGGGGTGCTATGAAG GGTCTGGGAACCGATGAAGACACCTTAATTGAAATTCTTACATCAAGAAATAAcaaggaaatcagagaaatcaaTAGAGTATACAGAGAAG aacTTAAGAGAGATCTGGCCAAAGATATCACCTCAGATACATCTGGAGATTTTCAGAAGGCTTTGCTTTCTTTGGCTAAG GGTGACCGAAGTGAGGAGACTGGTGTGAATGATGATCTAGCTGATAATGATGCCAGG GCCTTAtatgaggcaggagagagaagaaaaggaaccGATGTGAACGTGTTCAATACTATTCTTACCACAAGAAGCTTCCCTCATCTTCGCCGTG tgtTTCAGAAATATACCAAATACAGCCAACATGACATGAACAAGGTATTGGACCTGGAACTGAAAGGTGATATCGAGAACTGCTTAACTGCTATTG TGAAATGTGCTACAAGCAAACCGACTTTCTTCGCTGAGAAGCTTCACAAAGCCATGAAG GGTGCTGGAACTCGTCATAAGGATCTTATCAGGATCATGGTTTCTCGTTCTGAAGTTGACATGAATGAGATCAAGGCATACTATCAAAAGATGTATGGCATTTCTCTGTGTCAAGCCATCCTG GATGAAACCAAGGGAGATTATGAAAAAATTCTGGTTGCCCTGTGTGGAGGAAATTAA